In one window of Cellulophaga sp. HaHa_2_95 DNA:
- a CDS encoding DUF5683 domain-containing protein, producing the protein MVNKFLFFLLFFVGFTFATHAQEEQPTPKEDTQLDSIQTDLKSQGIVVKDSVFKKRVEINPLAPAKAAFYSAIIPGLGQVYNKRYWKVPIVYAALGASIYAYDYNNTQYKRFRTAFKSRQAGFTDDEFYDLAPFSDTELTEPEFSTDALQDAQENFQRDRDLMVLVTIGLYVLNIIDANVDSHLKQFNVDDNLSVDFQPYLDYNEITAQPNYGMALTIKF; encoded by the coding sequence TTGGTGAATAAATTCTTATTTTTTCTACTATTTTTTGTAGGGTTTACTTTTGCGACACACGCACAAGAGGAGCAACCTACACCAAAAGAAGATACTCAATTAGACAGCATTCAAACTGATTTAAAAAGTCAGGGTATTGTTGTTAAAGATTCGGTATTCAAAAAACGTGTTGAAATAAACCCTTTAGCACCCGCCAAAGCTGCATTTTATTCAGCTATAATTCCAGGTTTGGGGCAAGTCTATAATAAAAGGTACTGGAAAGTCCCTATAGTCTACGCTGCCTTAGGAGCCAGTATTTATGCGTACGACTACAACAACACCCAGTACAAACGTTTTAGAACAGCCTTTAAAAGCAGGCAAGCAGGTTTTACCGATGACGAGTTCTATGACTTGGCACCTTTTAGCGATACAGAGCTTACAGAACCTGAGTTTTCTACAGATGCACTACAGGATGCACAAGAAAACTTTCAAAGAGATCGCGATTTAATGGTCTTGGTTACCATTGGCTTATATGTATTGAATATTATTGACGCCAATGTTGACTCTCACCTAAAACAATTTAATGTAGATGATAATTTAAGTGTAGATTTTCAGCCTTACTTAGATTACAACGAGATTACGGCTCAGCCAAATTACGGTATGGCCTTAACTATAAAATTTTAA
- the dapB gene encoding 4-hydroxy-tetrahydrodipicolinate reductase, which produces MKIALFGYGKMGKMIEALALKKNHTIVAKIDNDTTEIDFSSFDVAIDFSQPSSAFNNIKMCLENNTPIISGTTGWLDRYEEAVILCNENNGAFIYASNFSLGVNLFFELNNYLAKMMANLRDYNVSLEEIHHTQKLDAPSGTAITLAESIIKNTSYTGWELDANKDHILPIKAIREASVPGTHSVTYGSTVDSIEIKHTAHNREGFALGALTAAEWIVGKHGVFSMKDVLHID; this is translated from the coding sequence ATGAAAATTGCACTCTTCGGATATGGAAAGATGGGGAAAATGATAGAAGCTTTAGCGCTAAAAAAGAACCATACTATAGTCGCAAAAATTGACAATGATACCACTGAAATAGATTTTTCTTCTTTTGATGTTGCCATAGATTTTAGTCAGCCTTCATCAGCTTTCAATAATATAAAAATGTGTTTAGAAAACAACACTCCAATTATAAGTGGTACTACAGGATGGTTAGACCGTTATGAAGAGGCTGTTATTTTATGCAATGAAAATAATGGAGCCTTTATATATGCTTCTAATTTTAGTTTAGGAGTAAATTTGTTTTTTGAGCTTAATAATTATTTAGCTAAAATGATGGCGAATCTAAGAGACTACAATGTATCTCTAGAAGAAATACACCATACACAAAAACTAGACGCTCCTAGCGGAACTGCTATAACTTTAGCAGAAAGCATTATCAAAAATACTTCTTATACAGGTTGGGAATTGGATGCCAACAAAGATCACATACTACCCATAAAAGCAATTAGAGAAGCTAGTGTTCCTGGAACGCATAGTGTTACTTACGGCAGTACTGTAGATAGTATTGAAATAAAGCATACAGCACATAATAGAGAAGGGTTTGCTTTAGGCGCCTTAACTGCTGCAGAATGGATTGTTGGTAAACATGGCGTTTTTTCTATGAAAGACGTATTACATATTGATTAA